In Kordiimonas sp. SCSIO 12610, the following are encoded in one genomic region:
- a CDS encoding nitroreductase: MKVSNESDNKGVIMTSEDSKSEITLNKSNPETLDVLMTRRSVKARDMVSPGPDKETLDKILNAAIRVPDHGKLTPWRFIVLEGAEREKLGDLIANVLISENNTSEKIAEKMKGYATQGPTLVVAIFSPSNERPIPIWEQWLSAGAACQNMLIAATALGVASQWLTGWASTSRTVASGLGLSEMEQIAGFIFFGTQKEAPEERPRPDLNDRVIFGMPDPSEAAGCQ; this comes from the coding sequence ATGAAGGTATCAAATGAAAGTGATAACAAAGGCGTGATTATGACCAGTGAAGATAGTAAAAGTGAAATCACTTTAAACAAAAGTAATCCTGAAACACTGGATGTGTTGATGACGCGCCGATCTGTTAAAGCGCGGGATATGGTCAGTCCGGGTCCTGATAAGGAAACGCTGGATAAAATCCTGAACGCTGCCATCAGGGTCCCTGATCACGGTAAACTTACACCGTGGCGCTTCATTGTGCTTGAGGGTGCAGAGCGTGAGAAACTGGGCGACCTGATCGCAAATGTGCTGATTTCAGAAAATAACACCAGTGAAAAAATCGCAGAAAAAATGAAGGGTTATGCAACACAGGGCCCGACGCTCGTTGTTGCCATATTCAGCCCATCAAACGAACGCCCAATTCCCATATGGGAGCAATGGCTGTCAGCCGGAGCCGCCTGTCAGAACATGCTGATTGCTGCCACTGCGCTTGGTGTAGCAAGCCAATGGTTAACAGGCTGGGCGTCGACATCACGCACTGTCGCAAGCGGGCTCGGCCTCAGTGAAATGGAACAGATTGCAGGCTTTATCTTCTTTGGCACTCAGAAGGAAGCCCCCGAAGAGCGGCCACGCCCAGACCTTAATGATCGCGTCATTTTTGGCATGCCTGACCCAAGCGAGGCAGCGGGATGCCAGTAA
- the folE gene encoding GTP cyclohydrolase I FolE encodes MDAVIEKARSNGFELKVSGQDDAPLSTNNDQNINKRPSRAEAEAAVRTLIQWAGDDPTREGLLDTPKRVVKAYEEFFDGYKKDPADILSRTFEEVEGYDDMVVLRGIKVQSHCEHHMVPVEGIAHVGYMPNGSVVGISKLARIVEAFGKRLQTQETMTAQIAGALEEHLNPKGVAVVIDATHQCMSCRGVKHDGVYTLTRQFRGVFKDVDQERRFWDLIRASDMGNGHR; translated from the coding sequence ATGGATGCCGTAATTGAAAAAGCCAGAAGCAATGGCTTTGAACTGAAGGTGTCTGGTCAGGACGATGCACCTCTATCTACAAATAATGACCAGAATATCAATAAACGTCCATCGCGTGCCGAGGCAGAAGCAGCCGTTCGCACCTTAATTCAATGGGCCGGTGACGACCCGACCCGTGAAGGGCTTCTTGACACACCAAAGCGTGTCGTCAAAGCCTACGAAGAATTTTTCGATGGCTACAAGAAAGACCCTGCTGACATTCTCTCTCGTACATTCGAGGAAGTTGAAGGCTATGACGACATGGTGGTTCTTCGCGGCATTAAGGTTCAAAGCCACTGCGAACACCATATGGTTCCCGTTGAGGGAATTGCGCACGTGGGCTATATGCCAAACGGTAGTGTGGTAGGAATTTCGAAACTTGCCCGCATCGTTGAAGCCTTCGGCAAGCGCCTACAGACACAAGAAACCATGACAGCGCAAATCGCTGGTGCGCTCGAAGAACACCTGAACCCCAAAGGGGTTGCTGTTGTGATCGATGCAACCCACCAGTGCATGAGCTGCCGGGGTGTAAAGCATGACGGCGTATACACACTTACGCGCCAGTTCCGCGGTGTATTCAAAGACGTTGATCAGGAAAGGCGGTTTTGGGACCTTATTCGCGCGAGCGATATGGGGAACGGACACAGATAA
- the gloB gene encoding hydroxyacylglutathione hydrolase produces the protein MLEIVQIPVLNDNYLYLLHDQNTGDTAIVDPAVDEPVFAELEKRGWSLTHIINTHHHWDHTGANLALKEKYGLKIIGPKAEAERIPGIDLAVGDGDTINIGNSIAAVFDTPGHTSGHIVYHFEHDKALFAGDTIFAMGCGRLFEGTAAQMWDSLSKIMALPDDTRIFCAHEYTMANAKFALSVEPENRDLIKRVHEVEHKRAAGLPTIPTCIEIEKKTNPFLRPMSEHLQETIGMAGRDIVDIFAETRRLKDNF, from the coding sequence ATGCTGGAGATCGTTCAGATACCTGTTTTAAATGATAATTATCTATATTTATTACACGATCAGAATACTGGCGACACGGCTATTGTTGACCCAGCGGTTGATGAACCCGTCTTTGCAGAGCTTGAAAAACGCGGTTGGTCGCTAACACATATTATCAATACCCATCATCACTGGGACCACACAGGTGCGAACCTGGCGCTTAAGGAAAAATACGGTCTGAAAATTATCGGCCCCAAGGCAGAGGCCGAGCGTATTCCTGGCATCGATTTAGCCGTGGGTGACGGTGACACGATTAATATCGGTAATAGTATTGCCGCGGTCTTTGACACACCCGGCCATACAAGTGGCCACATTGTCTATCATTTTGAACATGACAAGGCACTGTTTGCAGGCGACACCATTTTCGCCATGGGCTGTGGTCGGTTATTTGAAGGGACTGCTGCACAAATGTGGGATAGCCTATCGAAAATCATGGCCCTTCCTGATGATACACGCATTTTCTGCGCTCATGAATATACGATGGCAAATGCCAAATTTGCCCTTTCCGTGGAGCCGGAAAATCGCGATTTAATCAAACGTGTACATGAAGTAGAGCACAAGCGCGCCGCTGGTTTGCCGACCATTCCAACCTGCATAGAAATTGAAAAAAAGACAAATCCGTTCCTGCGCCCAATGAGCGAGCATTTACAGGAAACAATTGGCATGGCAGGCCGCGATATTGTTGATATTTTTGCAGAAACACGCAGACTAAAGGATAATTTTTAG
- a CDS encoding VOC family protein, translated as MKMYIKSIVVDDQQKALDFYTDKLGFTVKHDIPLGEFRWLTVVSKEEPDGVELGLEPNQHPASRTFQAALMADNIPFTAFSVDDIEAEVKRLKGEGVEFTQPPTDVGSAIIAVFNDTCGNLIQLIELKG; from the coding sequence ATGAAGATGTATATCAAAAGCATTGTTGTTGATGATCAGCAAAAGGCCCTCGATTTCTACACAGATAAGCTTGGGTTTACCGTTAAGCATGATATTCCGCTGGGTGAATTCAGGTGGCTGACCGTCGTTTCCAAGGAAGAGCCAGACGGCGTTGAATTGGGGTTAGAGCCCAACCAGCACCCGGCGTCCCGAACCTTCCAAGCGGCCTTAATGGCGGACAATATCCCATTCACAGCCTTCAGCGTTGATGATATCGAAGCTGAGGTTAAACGCCTAAAGGGTGAAGGCGTTGAATTTACCCAACCCCCAACAGATGTAGGAAGCGCTATAATCGCGGTATTTAACGATACTTGTGGAAACCTTATCCAATTGATTGAATTAAAAGGGTAA
- a CDS encoding prolyl oligopeptidase family protein, which yields MSRFTLGAAMVAIICGSTAAIVSAAKDDPYLWLEEVEGKRALEWVEERNKHSLGILEGDKRFKGLMDRALKDYNAKDKIAYGSIEDGEVHNFWQDDKNVRGVWRKTTLESYASDNPNWSTVLDYDALAEAEGENWVYKGRDCLHGTTRCMIRLSRGGGDAVVVREFDTETGKFVEGGFESPEAKQNTAWLDENTLLIGTDFGDGTMNESGYARQVRVWKRGTDLMSAEKIHDSAPEIVFNFPVASHRHDGAYTGVLQGPDFFTQIIYLMNEGKLQKLDLPLGIDMQGFFGDTMIILMRKDWSVDGKTAKSGALVSVKVADLIAGTPANSLTSIFTPGERNSIDGVSIGKDRIFLNVLDEVTGQLMSATTSEDGWKVTNMGMPKNGTLAVTSADSWSDRAMVNFESFLQPDTLYMVEGENAPKAVKSLPARFDASALTTTQKFATSKDGTKVPYFLVHRKDVKMDGSTPTVLYGYGGFEISLTPGYLNGFSKLWVENGGAYAVANIRGGGEFGPKWHQAALKPNRQRAFDDFISVAEDLIASKLTSPAHLGIRGGSNGGLLMGATFTQRPELFNAAITAVPLLDMLRYHKLLAGASWVGEYGDPDIAEERAYIEKYSPYQNVKKDGKYPEIFFYTSTKDDRVHPGHARKMAALMMEQGHPVIYYENTEGGHAAAANLKQRAYTDALQTVYVLKKLAD from the coding sequence GTGAGTAGATTCACATTAGGAGCAGCAATGGTTGCAATCATTTGCGGCAGTACAGCCGCGATCGTTTCAGCGGCAAAAGACGACCCTTATCTTTGGCTGGAGGAAGTAGAAGGCAAGCGTGCGCTTGAGTGGGTAGAAGAGCGTAACAAGCATTCGCTGGGCATTCTCGAAGGTGATAAGCGCTTCAAGGGCCTGATGGACCGCGCCCTAAAGGATTATAACGCTAAAGACAAAATCGCTTATGGATCGATTGAAGACGGCGAAGTTCATAATTTCTGGCAAGACGATAAGAATGTTCGCGGTGTTTGGCGTAAAACCACATTGGAATCTTATGCAAGTGACAATCCAAATTGGTCGACAGTGCTGGATTATGATGCGCTCGCGGAAGCAGAAGGTGAAAACTGGGTCTATAAGGGCCGTGACTGTTTGCACGGCACGACACGCTGTATGATCCGCCTGTCGCGCGGCGGCGGCGATGCTGTCGTTGTTCGAGAGTTTGACACCGAAACGGGCAAATTCGTAGAGGGCGGTTTCGAAAGCCCGGAAGCCAAACAAAATACCGCGTGGCTTGACGAAAACACCCTTCTTATCGGAACCGATTTCGGTGATGGCACCATGAATGAAAGCGGCTATGCCCGTCAGGTTCGCGTCTGGAAACGCGGAACCGACCTCATGAGCGCTGAGAAAATCCACGACAGCGCACCAGAAATTGTTTTCAATTTCCCGGTTGCAAGCCACCGTCATGACGGTGCTTATACTGGTGTTCTTCAAGGCCCTGATTTCTTCACACAGATTATCTATCTGATGAATGAAGGCAAACTTCAGAAGCTTGATTTACCGCTCGGCATCGATATGCAGGGTTTCTTCGGCGACACGATGATCATTCTTATGCGCAAGGACTGGAGCGTTGACGGCAAAACAGCCAAGTCTGGTGCGCTTGTTTCCGTCAAAGTTGCTGATTTGATCGCAGGCACGCCTGCGAACAGCCTAACTTCAATTTTCACGCCAGGTGAGCGAAATTCGATCGACGGTGTGTCCATTGGTAAAGACCGTATTTTCCTCAATGTCCTCGATGAGGTTACAGGCCAATTGATGTCGGCAACCACGTCAGAAGATGGCTGGAAGGTTACAAACATGGGCATGCCTAAAAATGGTACGCTCGCTGTAACCAGCGCTGACAGCTGGTCAGACCGTGCGATGGTAAACTTTGAGAGCTTCCTTCAGCCCGACACGCTCTATATGGTAGAGGGTGAAAACGCACCGAAGGCGGTTAAATCGCTGCCTGCACGCTTTGACGCGTCGGCCCTGACCACAACACAGAAATTCGCCACATCAAAGGACGGAACGAAGGTTCCTTATTTCCTTGTCCACCGCAAGGACGTTAAAATGGATGGTAGCACACCGACCGTTCTATATGGATACGGTGGATTTGAAATCTCACTAACGCCGGGTTACCTGAACGGCTTCTCTAAGCTATGGGTTGAAAATGGTGGCGCTTACGCGGTTGCCAATATCCGCGGCGGCGGCGAATTTGGCCCCAAATGGCATCAGGCAGCTTTAAAGCCTAATCGTCAACGCGCATTCGATGACTTTATTTCGGTTGCAGAAGACTTGATTGCATCAAAATTAACGTCGCCAGCGCATCTCGGTATTCGGGGTGGTTCAAATGGTGGCCTGTTGATGGGAGCAACGTTTACGCAGCGCCCGGAACTGTTTAACGCAGCGATCACGGCAGTTCCGCTTCTAGATATGCTAAGATACCATAAGCTTCTGGCTGGCGCCTCCTGGGTCGGTGAATACGGCGACCCGGATATCGCGGAAGAACGCGCCTATATTGAAAAATATTCGCCGTACCAAAATGTGAAAAAGGATGGGAAATACCCGGAAATCTTTTTCTACACATCAACCAAGGATGACCGCGTACACCCTGGCCACGCCCGTAAAATGGCGGCCCTTATGATGGAACAAGGCCATCCAGTGATCTATTATGAAAACACAGAAGGCGGGCACGCAGCCGCCGCCAACCTGAAGCAGCGCGCCTACACCGATGCCCTGCAAACCGTTTATGTTTTGAAGAAGCTCGCTGACTAA
- a CDS encoding TonB-dependent receptor, with the protein MVSSRKSYCANMGALCAIACLLCPTETASAFINNDNEPIEEIVIHGRAIDLIGAAKSGSEGVVGYADLEKRPFSRVGELVEVIPGLVATQHSGTGKANQFFLRGFNLDHGTDFAAFVDGTPINFRTHGHGQGYLDLNFIIPELTERIDFRKGPYFADVGDFSAAATSSFKTYDKLDNNLAQVTVGESGFFRGLIATSFEAAGGDLLLAGEAAFFDSPFILDEDLEKLNAFLKYSRTDGGTDWRLSLSAYDAEWTSSDQVPLRAIESGLIPRLGFIDPDLGGETTRIALNGGFDTENLSFSAYALYYDFTLFSNFTLFLNNPVNGDEFEQRDERITLGGTVKYRNPVTLFGKAAELRVGGDIRYDDIFNIGLFNTAGRERLSTVRDDEVSQFSIGGYAEVEVNLTDHIRASAGLRGDVFTHDVVSSIDVNSGDGSDAIITPTASIAWQAFDRVEFYANYGQGFHSNDVRGASITVDPVTREAAEPVDVLVRAEGAEIGVRLGDETFNTTLVGFWLDLDSELVFVGDAGTTEPNDDSRRFGVEFNAFWQPLDWLVLDATAAYTDARFRGAPLGEARIPQAVESVLGGGITVKPGDNFSATLRLRHFGEAPLIEDGSVFSEPTTLVNVGIYKDIGPARFSLDILNLFDSEDADITYFFESQLPGEAAPVADIHLKPVEPRQIRASLSLRF; encoded by the coding sequence ATGGTTTCCAGCCGTAAATCCTATTGTGCAAACATGGGCGCTCTATGCGCTATTGCGTGCCTTCTCTGCCCGACCGAAACCGCGAGTGCATTCATCAATAATGACAATGAGCCTATTGAGGAAATCGTTATTCATGGCCGCGCTATCGACCTTATTGGCGCGGCAAAATCCGGTTCCGAGGGGGTTGTTGGCTACGCTGACCTTGAAAAAAGACCCTTTAGCCGTGTCGGGGAATTGGTTGAGGTAATCCCCGGCCTTGTGGCCACCCAGCATTCCGGCACAGGTAAGGCAAACCAGTTTTTCCTACGGGGCTTCAACTTGGATCATGGAACCGATTTTGCTGCTTTTGTTGACGGTACCCCTATCAATTTTCGTACCCACGGCCATGGTCAGGGGTACCTGGACCTTAATTTCATCATACCTGAACTCACTGAACGTATAGATTTTCGAAAAGGCCCTTATTTCGCTGATGTCGGCGACTTTTCTGCCGCCGCAACCTCGTCCTTTAAAACCTATGACAAGCTCGACAATAATCTCGCGCAGGTCACTGTGGGCGAAAGCGGGTTTTTCAGGGGATTAATTGCGACCTCATTTGAAGCTGCTGGTGGTGACCTTCTGCTCGCCGGGGAAGCGGCCTTTTTTGACAGCCCCTTTATTTTGGATGAAGACCTTGAAAAGCTGAACGCCTTTTTGAAGTATTCAAGAACGGATGGGGGCACAGATTGGCGCTTATCCCTAAGCGCCTATGACGCAGAATGGACATCGTCTGATCAGGTGCCACTGCGTGCGATTGAAAGCGGATTGATACCACGGCTTGGCTTCATTGACCCTGACCTCGGCGGGGAGACAACGCGTATTGCCCTCAATGGTGGTTTTGATACCGAAAATCTGTCGTTTAGCGCCTATGCGCTCTATTATGATTTTACCCTGTTTTCCAACTTTACTCTGTTCCTAAACAATCCCGTTAATGGTGACGAATTTGAACAACGCGATGAACGCATAACACTGGGTGGAACGGTAAAATATAGAAACCCGGTAACCCTTTTCGGGAAAGCCGCTGAACTTCGCGTAGGCGGTGACATACGCTATGACGATATATTCAATATCGGGCTATTCAATACCGCTGGCAGGGAACGGCTATCAACCGTTCGGGACGACGAAGTTTCACAATTCTCTATCGGTGGATACGCAGAAGTTGAAGTGAATTTAACTGATCACATCCGGGCGAGTGCTGGCTTGCGCGGGGATGTTTTCACCCACGACGTTGTATCTTCTATTGATGTTAATTCCGGCGATGGCTCAGACGCGATCATTACCCCAACCGCAAGCATTGCATGGCAAGCCTTTGACAGAGTTGAATTTTATGCAAACTATGGTCAGGGGTTTCACTCCAACGATGTACGGGGTGCAAGCATAACCGTTGATCCGGTCACCCGCGAAGCAGCCGAACCTGTTGATGTGCTTGTCCGTGCTGAGGGCGCGGAAATTGGCGTGCGATTAGGTGATGAAACATTCAACACAACGCTTGTTGGATTTTGGCTAGATCTGGATAGCGAACTGGTTTTCGTTGGCGACGCAGGAACAACCGAACCTAATGACGACTCCAGACGCTTTGGTGTGGAATTTAATGCATTCTGGCAACCCCTTGATTGGCTGGTCCTCGATGCAACTGCGGCCTATACGGATGCAAGGTTCAGAGGGGCGCCTTTAGGCGAAGCCCGCATACCACAAGCCGTTGAAAGCGTTTTAGGGGGCGGCATTACTGTCAAGCCTGGTGATAATTTCTCTGCGACACTGCGACTGCGTCATTTTGGCGAGGCACCACTTATTGAGGATGGATCAGTATTTTCGGAGCCGACAACACTTGTTAATGTGGGAATTTACAAGGATATTGGCCCGGCGCGATTTAGCTTGGATATCCTTAATCTTTTCGATTCTGAAGACGCAGATATTACCTATTTTTTTGAATCGCAATTACCCGGCGAAGCAGCACCTGTTGCAGACATTCATCTAAAACCTGTTGAGCCTAGACAGATCAGAGCGTCTTTGAGCCTGCGTTTCTAG
- the hisI gene encoding phosphoribosyl-AMP cyclohydrolase, with protein sequence MTKIIFASRDDRSFVENGNKLALKFDDRGLIPVVTTCATSGQVLMQAWMNDEAVEKTIETGEAHYFSRSRSELWHKGATSGEFQIVKDFRTDCDQDSLWLVVDQKGGKCCHVGHPSCFYRQIPFGETVEGEVTIK encoded by the coding sequence ATGACGAAAATCATATTCGCCAGCCGCGATGACCGCAGCTTTGTTGAAAACGGGAACAAACTTGCACTCAAATTTGATGATCGCGGCCTTATCCCTGTGGTCACAACATGCGCGACCAGTGGGCAGGTCTTGATGCAGGCGTGGATGAACGACGAAGCCGTTGAAAAAACCATTGAAACAGGTGAAGCCCATTATTTCAGCCGTTCGCGCTCGGAACTATGGCACAAGGGTGCAACATCAGGCGAGTTTCAAATCGTAAAGGACTTCAGAACCGACTGTGATCAGGATAGCCTCTGGCTTGTCGTTGATCAAAAAGGCGGTAAATGCTGTCACGTTGGGCACCCAAGCTGTTTTTATCGCCAAATCCCTTTTGGCGAGACCGTTGAAGGCGAGGTAACGATTAAGTAA
- a CDS encoding iron-sulfur cluster assembly scaffold protein: MSELYTTDILRWTTRIPHLGRLDEPGQTVVKTSRICGSRLTIDIDLSAGKVIKFAQEVKACALGQATAAIVGQNVIGLTKDEFSDIRDRFRKMIAGDEVEFPEKWSDLNLLRPVQNHPGRKGSVMLPFECLSEIFGVS; this comes from the coding sequence ATGAGCGAACTTTATACCACGGATATTCTGCGGTGGACTACGCGTATACCCCATTTGGGCAGGCTTGATGAACCTGGTCAAACGGTTGTCAAAACGAGCCGAATTTGCGGGAGCCGCTTGACTATTGATATAGACTTGTCGGCCGGAAAAGTGATCAAATTTGCCCAAGAGGTTAAGGCTTGTGCGCTCGGTCAGGCAACAGCAGCGATTGTTGGTCAGAACGTTATCGGCCTCACGAAAGATGAGTTTTCTGATATTCGGGATCGTTTTCGCAAAATGATCGCAGGAGACGAGGTTGAATTTCCGGAAAAATGGAGCGATTTGAATCTGCTTCGGCCTGTACAGAATCACCCCGGTAGGAAGGGATCTGTCATGTTGCCCTTTGAATGCCTGAGCGAAATTTTTGGTGTATCTTAG
- a CDS encoding PEPxxWA-CTERM sorting domain-containing protein, protein MLKTIGKLGVVIGGLMAAIPAISSTATAATNFVVNGSFEQNQLAPGQRWGVFQNVSPGWYTIDGAGIEIQRSGTVVDAQDGTFYVELDSHNFDGASNDGSNTLMGQTLFGLGAGSYELSFYYQARTNNPDSDNGIRAAIGGQELLIDTIRSAPGGNSWQRYTLDFVLQTAGDVELTFGAFGRENTLGGFIDNVSVVAVPEPATWLMMILGFGMVGLQIRRRKATRHLFA, encoded by the coding sequence ATGCTTAAAACTATAGGTAAACTTGGTGTTGTGATTGGTGGCCTAATGGCTGCGATCCCTGCAATTTCATCAACGGCAACAGCGGCAACAAACTTTGTTGTAAACGGCAGTTTCGAACAAAATCAACTGGCCCCGGGGCAACGATGGGGTGTGTTCCAAAATGTTAGCCCAGGTTGGTACACAATCGATGGTGCTGGCATCGAAATCCAACGCAGTGGTACAGTTGTTGATGCACAGGATGGGACTTTCTATGTCGAATTAGACAGTCACAATTTTGATGGCGCAAGCAATGACGGTTCCAACACTCTGATGGGTCAAACATTGTTTGGGTTGGGTGCGGGTTCTTATGAACTTTCATTCTATTATCAGGCACGGACAAATAATCCTGACTCTGACAACGGTATCAGAGCGGCAATTGGTGGCCAAGAGTTACTTATCGATACTATTCGCAGTGCACCAGGCGGCAACTCATGGCAGCGCTACACACTTGATTTTGTTCTCCAGACTGCTGGTGATGTAGAACTGACTTTTGGTGCCTTTGGTCGCGAAAACACGCTTGGTGGTTTCATTGACAATGTTTCGGTTGTTGCTGTTCCCGAGCCTGCGACTTGGTTGATGATGATTTTAGGCTTTGGCATGGTTGGTCTTCAGATCAGAAGGCGCAAGGCAACTCGTCACCTCTTTGCATAA
- a CDS encoding DUF3592 domain-containing protein, whose translation MRPTNVLTRLINDTYHNDYEGTGFPEPKTQLGKISYAILSIIALGISIYILMATLDRHDAYLNHSIQTQGTVIDAPRNIVLSLVNICIPNENQSNTSSLFPKELTIQFKTQLGQNMISKSHYCSDSSIIPASGQQIPLSYLPEKPNDIIHGKKTNIEFKLRFNIYKAALLLVIAGISFFHAVYRWI comes from the coding sequence ATGCGGCCAACAAATGTTCTAACGAGGCTTATAAACGACACCTATCATAATGACTATGAAGGGACAGGATTCCCTGAACCTAAAACCCAACTCGGTAAAATAAGTTATGCCATCCTAAGTATAATCGCATTAGGTATAAGCATATACATATTAATGGCTACTCTGGATAGGCACGATGCTTACCTAAATCATAGCATTCAAACACAAGGTACCGTCATCGACGCACCACGAAATATAGTTTTAAGTCTGGTGAATATCTGCATACCAAATGAAAACCAAAGCAATACATCTTCTCTGTTCCCCAAAGAGTTAACGATCCAGTTCAAAACTCAATTGGGTCAAAACATGATTTCCAAAAGCCACTATTGCTCAGATAGTTCAATCATACCAGCTTCAGGGCAACAGATACCCTTGAGTTATTTACCAGAAAAGCCAAACGACATAATTCATGGAAAAAAAACGAATATAGAATTCAAGTTACGCTTTAACATATATAAAGCTGCGCTTTTATTGGTTATTGCCGGGATATCATTTTTCCACGCTGTTTATCGCTGGATATAA
- a CDS encoding protein adenylyltransferase SelO family protein → MPVSDNYKGEKAFLELGEGFADEVQAANFPQAILRYRNDRAAASVGLFELTDGEWINHFARFKPLPDNLQTPLAQRYHGHQFRNYNPDIGDGRGFLYAQMRDDQGRLMDLGTKGSGTTPYSRSGDGRLTLKGGVREIMASEMLNALGAYTSDTLSIIETGERLVRGDEPSPTRSAVMVRLTHGHIRIGTFQRHAYFSDKDRINTLIDYCLKHYYNEMPFGSPADRALLFLERVMERAAEQAADLMAAGYVHGVLNTDNINITGEIFDFGPWRLLPNMDLSFTAAYFDEQGLYAFGRQADALHWNIYQLGGALADIAEEADLKAVLAKFPSLYFTALRARLLNRMGVKAKDDQSDDAMLKLVNDYMITEKAPYERFFYDWYGGKLAETRYRKSPEEGKYLDGKYDEMRAAILSYSPRNPNFVDHQYFRNGKPCTFLIEEVEAIWNEIAHHDDWQPLYNKLDQIKIMADALSR, encoded by the coding sequence ATGCCAGTAAGCGACAATTATAAAGGCGAGAAAGCGTTTCTTGAGCTTGGCGAAGGGTTTGCAGATGAAGTACAGGCAGCAAATTTTCCGCAAGCCATTTTGCGTTACCGAAATGACCGTGCTGCTGCTTCTGTTGGGTTATTTGAATTAACCGATGGCGAATGGATCAATCATTTCGCCCGCTTCAAACCCTTGCCCGATAACCTTCAAACGCCACTCGCCCAGCGTTATCACGGGCATCAGTTTCGAAACTATAACCCCGACATCGGCGATGGCAGAGGGTTTCTGTATGCACAAATGCGCGACGATCAAGGCCGTTTGATGGATTTGGGCACCAAAGGGTCTGGCACCACGCCATACAGCCGTTCGGGCGATGGCCGCTTAACACTAAAAGGCGGCGTCCGCGAAATTATGGCAAGCGAGATGCTTAATGCGCTTGGCGCATACACATCTGATACTTTATCAATCATTGAAACAGGGGAACGTCTGGTACGCGGTGACGAACCATCCCCTACTCGATCCGCTGTTATGGTGCGCCTAACCCACGGGCACATCAGGATCGGCACATTCCAGCGCCATGCCTATTTTTCTGACAAAGACCGCATAAATACGCTCATCGATTATTGCCTCAAACATTATTATAACGAGATGCCGTTTGGAAGCCCAGCGGACCGGGCCTTATTATTTCTGGAACGAGTGATGGAACGCGCAGCCGAGCAAGCCGCTGATTTGATGGCCGCAGGCTATGTGCACGGTGTTTTAAATACCGACAATATCAATATTACAGGGGAAATTTTTGACTTTGGCCCCTGGCGACTTTTGCCAAATATGGACCTAAGTTTCACAGCAGCCTATTTTGATGAACAAGGTCTTTATGCCTTTGGTCGGCAAGCCGATGCACTACACTGGAATATATATCAGCTTGGCGGGGCCCTCGCTGATATTGCAGAAGAAGCAGACCTGAAGGCAGTGCTTGCCAAATTTCCAAGCCTTTATTTCACAGCACTTCGGGCCCGATTACTGAACCGCATGGGGGTAAAGGCCAAAGATGATCAGAGCGATGACGCTATGCTCAAACTCGTGAATGATTATATGATTACTGAAAAAGCCCCCTATGAACGCTTTTTCTATGATTGGTATGGAGGAAAGCTGGCGGAAACACGGTACCGCAAAAGCCCAGAAGAAGGGAAATATCTTGATGGCAAATATGATGAAATGCGTGCCGCCATCCTTTCCTATTCTCCTCGAAATCCAAATTTCGTCGATCACCAATATTTTAGAAACGGAAAACCGTGCACGTTTCTAATCGAGGAAGTCGAAGCCATCTGGAATGAGATCGCACATCACGATGACTGGCAACCTTTATATAACAAGCTCGATCAAATCAAAATCATGGCCGACGCATTAAGCCGCTAA